Proteins encoded in a region of the Syntrophorhabdales bacterium genome:
- a CDS encoding YraN family protein, with amino-acid sequence MNKREVGAIGEETAIKALKKRGYKILERNHTTRFGEIDIIAEEGGYLVFVEVKKRNTDQFGDALSAVTRVKQQHMVKSALWYMKKHKCFDRHVRFDAVGLDGEQVKIVKSAFMVEDDRR; translated from the coding sequence ATGAATAAGAGAGAAGTGGGTGCCATAGGTGAGGAAACCGCAATCAAGGCACTGAAAAAGCGAGGCTACAAGATCCTGGAAAGGAACCACACGACCAGGTTCGGAGAGATAGACATAATAGCGGAGGAAGGCGGATACCTTGTCTTCGTAGAAGTGAAGAAAAGGAACACGGATCAGTTCGGGGACGCACTCTCGGCGGTTACGAGAGTGAAGCAGCAGCACATGGTGAAATCGGCGCTCTGGTATATGAAGAAACACAAGTGCTTTGACAGACACGTCCGGTTTGACGCCGTGGGTCTTGACGGCGAGCAGGTAAAAATCGTGAAGAGTGCTTTCATGGTGGAAGATGACAGAAGGTAA
- a CDS encoding ribonuclease HII produces the protein MNCRLTGIVAGLDEAGRGPLAGPVVSSCVAWQGLPAQRAPVNDSKLLTEQQRKSFSAWIRSNAYRVGVGVATPREIEKLNIHNATLLSMKRAVKAAGTPVDLLLIDGLFGIPPYSKCRTLIKGDRKCFFIACASIVAKVARDDMMEEYDNLYPQYLFKKHKGYATEEHREAIRTHGFCPIHRKTFWGVKELVYQEQDEDRLF, from the coding sequence ATGAACTGCCGGCTCACCGGGATTGTGGCTGGTCTGGACGAAGCCGGACGTGGGCCGCTGGCCGGCCCGGTGGTGTCGTCCTGCGTTGCCTGGCAAGGTCTGCCCGCGCAGAGAGCGCCGGTCAATGATTCAAAGCTGCTGACCGAACAGCAGCGCAAGAGCTTTTCTGCGTGGATCCGGTCGAATGCTTACCGGGTTGGCGTTGGAGTAGCAACGCCGCGGGAGATCGAGAAGCTCAATATTCACAATGCTACATTGCTCTCAATGAAGCGGGCGGTCAAAGCAGCCGGAACGCCCGTTGATCTGCTTCTTATAGATGGACTTTTCGGTATTCCCCCTTACAGCAAATGCAGGACTCTCATTAAAGGCGACAGGAAGTGTTTTTTTATTGCCTGCGCGTCCATCGTCGCGAAAGTGGCGAGAGATGACATGATGGAAGAATATGACAACCTCTATCCGCAGTACCTCTTCAAGAAGCATAAAGGTTACGCGACGGAAGAGCACAGGGAGGCGATTCGTACTCACGGTTTTTGCCCGATCCACCGAAAAACGTTTTGGGGTGTGAAAGAACTGGTCTATCAGGAGCAGGACGAAGATAGACTTTTCTGA
- the rplS gene encoding 50S ribosomal protein L19: protein MNEMIDLLEKEHMRLDLPRVDVGDTVRVHTKIHEGDKERIQVFEGVVIGQRGGNTRATFTVRKVSYGVGVEKTFPVHSPLIETIELLSKAKVRRAKLYYLRKLKGKAAKLKEKRA from the coding sequence ATGAATGAGATGATAGACCTGCTCGAGAAGGAGCACATGAGACTCGACCTGCCCAGGGTCGACGTGGGTGATACAGTCAGAGTGCATACGAAGATCCATGAAGGGGACAAAGAAAGAATACAGGTGTTTGAAGGCGTTGTTATAGGGCAGCGCGGCGGCAACACACGCGCCACCTTTACTGTGAGGAAAGTGTCTTACGGTGTTGGTGTTGAGAAAACCTTTCCTGTGCATTCTCCCCTCATCGAGACCATTGAACTCCTCAGCAAGGCGAAAGTAAGAAGGGCCAAACTCTACTACCTGAGAAAACTCAAAGGAAAGGCAGCAAAGCTTAAAGAAAAAAGGGCTTGA
- a CDS encoding RNA methyltransferase: MGSVYLAIIHYPVLDKHGNTVATSLTNLELHDVARSCMTFGAELCYIVTPLQKQASIAERLIAHWTSGYGARYNPDRARALTKIRVVGDIEQLMQEIGANGSPVVVGTSSKQSSNTVTYDELKTWIRRDDRPLLLVFGTGWGLPPAVTGRCARMLLPVKGNGEYNHLSLRVAIGIILDRLLGQ; the protein is encoded by the coding sequence ATGGGTTCTGTCTATCTCGCCATCATCCACTACCCTGTTCTGGACAAGCACGGAAATACTGTTGCGACAAGCCTGACAAACCTTGAACTGCACGATGTCGCAAGAAGTTGTATGACATTCGGTGCGGAGTTATGCTATATTGTTACTCCTTTGCAAAAGCAGGCCTCGATAGCTGAGCGCCTGATTGCGCATTGGACATCAGGCTACGGTGCCCGCTACAACCCTGACAGGGCTCGTGCCCTGACAAAAATCCGGGTGGTCGGGGATATAGAGCAATTGATGCAGGAAATCGGGGCGAATGGAAGCCCCGTTGTTGTTGGTACGTCGTCGAAGCAGAGTTCGAATACGGTCACGTACGACGAACTGAAAACCTGGATCAGGAGAGACGACAGGCCTCTGCTTTTGGTTTTCGGTACCGGTTGGGGTTTACCTCCTGCAGTAACCGGGCGATGCGCGAGAATGCTTCTGCCCGTGAAAGGTAACGGCGAGTATAACCACCTGTCGCTCAGGGTGGCTATAGGTATTATTCTTGATAGACTGTTGGGGCAGTAA
- the trmD gene encoding tRNA (guanosine(37)-N1)-methyltransferase TrmD, translated as MIFTLLTLFPSIFESPLNESLLRKARDKGLLSFNIVNIRDFADDIHRTCDDAPYGGGAGMVMKAEPIYRAMEHVNRHFGKPRYLLLTPHGRTFTQKTAANLALRPHIGLVCGRYEGIDERVHSLVDDELSIGDYVLSGGEAAALVVIDAVARLVPGVMGNETSAVDESFGEPLLEYPQYTRPQAFMGMEVPAVLLSGNHEEIRRWRRKESIRRTILSRPDLLETFEPSDEDRRLIREIMEELAE; from the coding sequence ATGATTTTCACTCTGCTCACTCTATTCCCTTCTATATTCGAGTCGCCTCTCAACGAGAGTCTTCTTAGAAAGGCCCGGGATAAGGGGCTTCTCAGTTTTAACATCGTCAACATAAGAGATTTTGCGGATGACATCCACAGGACCTGTGACGACGCACCATATGGCGGAGGCGCCGGCATGGTCATGAAAGCGGAGCCTATATATCGGGCCATGGAGCATGTGAACAGGCACTTCGGAAAACCTCGCTATCTTCTTCTGACGCCTCACGGCAGGACGTTCACGCAGAAGACTGCAGCCAATCTTGCCCTCCGGCCCCACATAGGGCTCGTATGCGGACGCTACGAAGGGATCGATGAAAGGGTTCACTCTCTGGTTGATGACGAGTTGTCGATAGGAGATTACGTGCTGTCCGGAGGTGAGGCAGCAGCCCTTGTCGTGATTGACGCTGTGGCGAGGCTTGTCCCCGGTGTGATGGGGAACGAGACATCTGCTGTTGATGAGAGTTTCGGGGAGCCTCTCCTCGAATACCCTCAGTACACAAGACCTCAGGCCTTCATGGGGATGGAGGTGCCGGCCGTACTGCTGTCTGGCAATCATGAGGAGATACGCCGCTGGCGACGGAAGGAGTCTATCCGGCGGACTATACTGAGCCGCCCTGATCTTCTCGAAACCTTTGAGCCGAGCGATGAGGACAGGCGGCTGATACGGGAAATTATGGAGGAGCTGGCCGAATAA